The DNA segment TGCTTTTGGCGCTTAGTTTTCACGAGTTTTCACACGGTTATGTGGCGTACAGACTTGGTGACCCGACACCGGCTCGTGCGGGACGACTTACGCTCAACCCCCTTGCGCATCTTGACCCGATAGGCACCGTGATGCTTTTTTTGTTTCACTTTGGGTGGGCGAAACCTGTGCCGGTTAATCCGTACTACTTTCGGAATCCAAGGCGAGACATGGTTCTCGTTGCTGCTGCTGGTCCGGTGGCAAACCTGATCTTAGCTGTGTTGGCAGGGCTTCTGGCAAAACTTCTCGTGATATTAGGAACATCATCGAGAGTGCTTTTCT comes from the bacterium genome and includes:
- a CDS encoding site-2 protease family protein is translated as MSGFANLILWVPGLLLALSFHEFSHGYVAYRLGDPTPARAGRLTLNPLAHLDPIGTVMLFLFHFGWAKPVPVNPYYFRNPRRDMVLVAAAGPVANLILAVLAGLLAKLLVILGTSSRVLFYMVVYTMDINVILMMFNLIPIPPLDGSKVLFGLAKVDPQTEAFLERNGPMMLLVLILLGGLTNINIFSVWIMPFVRIFNGLFLS